GCACGTGTTGTACCTGGCAGCAGAGGTGTTTTGGGAGTAAGCCACTCATTTTTATAGAAAAATGCAATGTTGGCTATGGATGTATCGGTTAAAAGCCCATCTTTGACTATGATAACATCATCTGCTTCTTGGCGTAAAGTAAAGAGTCTCTCTATTTCACTTCGATCAAGATATTTAAAGCTATAATCGATAGGAGAGTGAATGAGTTTGAAGGTGTGAGGAATTCTTGGGGTATAAGGGTAGTATGCGATACCACGAATTTTAGTATCGTAAATGATTTTGCACCTATAGAGTCCAATTTGTGGAGGCTTAATAAAATTTGCAAGGTCTCTTTTTTCTTCTATACCAAAGATCTTTTTTTGTGTTTGCCAAAATCGCCGATTGTGAAAGGCGAGATGTTGCGCTTGGCCATTGATTATTTTAATTGTTTCAAAAAACTGCATTTTCATCGAAAGAGATCGGTAGAGAGGTAGCGCTCAGCAGTATCACACAAAACTGTGACAATTTTCTTTTCTGGATACTCTCTTGCTAATTTTCTTGCAGCTGCTACGTTTGCTCCACTGCTGATTCCTACCATTACTCCTTTAGTTTTTGCCAGTTCTTTGCTCGTTGCAATAGCTTCATCATCTTCAATTGTTACAATGCGTGTAAAGAGTGAGACATCTACAACTTTTGGAATGAACCCTGCTCCAATTCCTTGAATTTTATGTGGTCCCGGCGCTCCACCACTAAGCACTGGACTCTTTGCTGGCTCAACTGCTACGATTTGCACACCCTTTTTTCGCAAAACCTTTCCAACACCAGTAATCGTACCTCCTGTTCCCACACCTGCAACAAATATTGCCACATCTGGGAGATCTTCTAGGATCTCTTGTGCAGTAGTCTTTTCATGCATGGCTGGATTTGCAGGATTTTCAAACTGATTGAGCATATATGCTCCTTGTGCTACTAGCTCCTTTGCTTTTTCGATAGCTCCTTGCATCCCTTTTTCAGCCGGCGTTAAAATGAGCTTTGCTCCTAAAAACTCCATCAATTTTCGCCTCTCTATGCTCATAGATTCTGGCATAACGATGAAAACTTGAAGACCAAGTGCTGCACCCATCATTGCTAAGGCAATACCAGTATTGCCACTGGTTGGCTCAACTATAGGAGTATCTTTATCGATTTTGCCACTAGCAAGTGCATCTTGGATCATATTTAAAGCGATGCGATCTTTGACACTTCCTCCAGGATTTTTAAATTCGCATTTAGCATAGATATTCTTTTCAATGTGTAAAAGAGGAGTTTTGCCAATAAGTTGTGTAATATTGCTTGCTATCATCGTATGATCTCCGTTTTGGCAATATTTGTGGCATGGTAGACCACTTTTTTGTAGATTGTAGCATAATATTTTATTATTAAGTTTTGCAAGAGAGGCTCATACGATGGTACAAACCAGGCATTGTTGCTGATTGCTATGATATAGGGAGTAGATGTGTGATATATGAGGGGATGAGTAGCTTCATAGCAGATGGCATTTGTAAATGTTACGTCTTTGATGGAATATGTTTGAGGAGTTTTTGCTGCACTATAGTCATTTGCCCCATCAAAAAAGAGATTATTCATCCATTTTGCCAGCGGTTTTGGCAATGGGATCTCTTCTCCAAAAGGAACTAAAACCACTTTATCAAGAATTATGAAGCGTCCTTTATGAAAAACAAAAGTAGAGTTGAATATTTTTTGCCTTTCAGCATGGAGTGCGCCTGTAACGATTGCAATTTTATGACTTAATTGCAAGAGTTTGAGCAAAAGCGGAGTATTGTGATCCAAAAAGAGAGGAAAAGCACTCTCTGGGAGTACTACTATATCATATTTTTTTGTAATAGCATTGCGAATAGCCTGGAGATTGTCTTCAATAATCTTTTTGCGATAAGCTGCCTTCCACTTTTTATCTTGTGGTACATGGGTAGTTACTAAAGAGATTTTGAGTGGTGCTAATGGCTGTGGGGTGGAGTGATGAAGAGCTACAATAAGCAAAAAAGCAGCGATGAGAGATGCTAAAGAATGCAAGCTCAAAAGTAGCAGCAGGGCTAAAAGAATAAGTCCAAAAGAGAGCTTATCCACTCCAAAAGGGGTATGGAGCAGTGCAAGTTCAGGAATATACCAGTTGAAATGAAAGGGGTGAATAAAGCTTGCCAAAAAGAGAAAAAGAGCATTGATAAGGGGATGGATCTGCCAAGAAAAAGCTCTTTGTAGGAGGGATCCAACTGCTTCAGCAATTTTGAAAATTATCCCATAGACTAACCCAATAGCTATAATAACTAGTGGAATCATCCAGGTAAGATTATAGTAACGAAAACTCAGAGCTATCCACCAAAACCATATTACTCCAATAAAAAATCCTATCCAAAAGAGTCTCTTGCTTGTGATAATGAGATAAAAACCTCCAAGTGCCAAAACTGCCTGGAGATAGGGGTTGTGCCAAGAGAGTACCTCGAAGAGCAAAAAAGAGCTGGCAATTAGTGCTATGAAAAAGGATTTTATTAATAAAGTAATGCTAAAATATCTTCCAAATTTTTTGAATAAAGGATAATTAATGCAAGGACAAGGTGCAAGCATTTTGGGTTCTCTCCTCCCGCTCATTATTATTTTTGCGGTGTTTTATTTTCTTATTATACGACCGCAACAGCAACAAGCAAAAAAACATAAAGAGATGGTGAACAATCTCAAAAAGGGCGATAAGATTGTGACTACAGGCGGTATTATAGCCGAAGTAGTTAAGAATGATGAAAATTTCATCAAAGCAAGAATCAGTGATAATACAGAAGTGAAACTGGATAAAAACTATATAGCCAAAAAACTTGAAAGCTAAGCAATGAAATGGATGAATTATAGGTTTGTACTCTTTCTTATAGCATTCATTGCTGGTGTAGCATTGAGTTTGCCTTCATTTTTACATCTCAAAGAGGGGCCCAAGATTACTTTAGGTCTTGATCTTCAGGGTGGTTTGCATATGCTTCTTGGTGTTGATACAAAAAAAGCAGTGGAATCAAAAATTAAATCTGTTGCCTCTGCGATTAAGTATTATGCAGAAGATAATGATATATTGATTGATGAGTTGCGTGTAACACCAGAAGGAGTTACATTTAAGCTCCTAGATAACGATGATGCTTCAAAAATAGAAAAGTTTTTGCAAGAGCAAAAGGGGCTTGAGGTAAAAAAAGAGGGATTGACATATACAGTTACTTTTACACCTCAAGAGATTGAGTCAATCAAAGAGTATGCGATTAAGCAAGCAGTAGATACGATCCGTAATCGTTTAGATCAGTTTGGTTTAGCAGAGCCAACTGTTGCAAAACAGGGTAAAGATAAGATCTTGGTAGAGTTGCCGGGTATAAAGACTGCAGAGCAAGAGCAGCGCGTTCGTAAACTCATAGCAAAAGCAGCCCATCTACAACTTATGGCTGTAGATGAGGAAAGACAAGCACGAGTCAATCAAATGACACCAGAAGAGGCTGCAGAGTATGGCGATGTGATACTCAAAGATAGACATGGACGCAAATATCTCATTAAAGAGATTCCTATACTTGATGGAAGCATGATCACAGATGCTCGCGTGGCGTTTGATCAAAATAATCAGCCAGTTATCAACTTTACACTCAACTCACAAGGTGCAAAGATTTTTGGTGATTTTACAGCAAAAAATGTGGGCAAGAGACTTGCTGTTGTGCTTGATAATGTGATCTACTCTGCCCCTGTTATTCGTGAGCGTATAGGTGGTGGTAATGGACAAATAAGCGGTGGATTTACTGTAGAAGAGGCTCACGATGTAGCAATTGCGCTAAGAAGTGGAGCGCTCTTAGCACCAGTCTATATGGAAGAGAAAAGAAGTGTGGGGCCTAGCCTTGGGGCTGATAGCATTAAAGCAAGCATGATAGCCCTTCTTAGTGGTTTTGTTTTAGTTGTGCTCTTTATGATTGTGTACTATGGAATAGCAGGAATTATTGCCGATATTGCTTTGATAGCTAACCTCTTTTTAATTATTGGGATCATGGCACTTTTTGGTGCAACACTTACCCTCCCAGGGATGGCAGGAATTGTTCTTACAGTTGGTATGGCGGTGGATGCTAACGTAATTATTAATGAGCGTATCCGTGAGCTCTTGCGCCAGGGAGTCTCGATTCGTAAAGCTATTGAGCAAGGATATAAAAACGCAATGAGTGCGATTTTGGATGCCAACATTACAACGCTTATCGCAGCGATAGTGCTTTATGCTTATGGTACAGGCCCAATTAAAGGTTTTGCAATTACTATGAGTATCGGTATTTTGGCTTCTATGCTCACAGCAATCGTTGGTACGCACGGTATCTATGAAGCGCTTATAGAAAAGATTGAGCGCAGTAAAAATCTCAATCTCTGGTTTGGTATAAAGGTCTAATATGGAGTTTTTTAAAACAGATAAAATTTACGATTTTATGGGCAAAGCCAAAATTTTTATGGTTATTTCTGCTGTTTTAGTGGTTGGTTCATGGGCACTTTTATTTATCAAGGGACTCAATTTTGGTATCGACTTTGCTGGTGGGACTATTGTGCAGGTGCGCTATGACAAACCAGTTGATATTGCTACAATTCGCCAAACTCTCAAAAAGAGCGATATTTTTAAAGATGCAGCAGTCACATATTTTGGCAGCGATAATGAAATTATTATTCGTATCAAATCTTCTACCAAAAATCTTAAAAAAGATATTGGTGATGAGGCAAGAAATGCCCTCAAAGGTACTGGAAACTTTGAGATACGCCGTGTGGATATGGTGGGGCCAAAAGTTGGTGGAGAGCTCAGAGAAAAAGGGCTCATGGCAACAGTGATTGCAATTTTGGCTATTTTAATCTATGTCTCTGTTCGCTTTGAGTGGCGTTTCGCACTAGCGAGTGTTTTAGCTCTCGTACATGATGTGAGTATTGCTATGGGAGCAATTAGCCTTTTTAATATTCCTGTTAATCTCGATATCCTCGCAGCAATCTTAACACTACTTGGATACTCCCTCAATGATACTATTATTGTATTTGATAGGATTCGTGAAGGAATTATTGAGAATACAAAACTCAATGAACTAAATCTAGTTATTAATGATGCTATTACAAAAACCCTTTCGCGTACAGTGCTCACTTCACTGACAACATTTTTTGTTGTACTTACACTCTATCTCTTTGGAGGAGAGATTATTCGTGGATTTAGTTTTACGCTCCTTGTAGGTATTATTGTGGGAACATACAGCTCAATTTTTATTGCTTCTCCACTTTTAAGTCTTTTAGGATTTGATCTTGCAGGATATCGCAAGAGATTAGCTGAGAAGAAAAAACGCCAGCAAGAAAAAGAGCGCATGCGCGCAATGTATGAGCAAGGAATGGTGTAATGCAAGGATACGATCCAAAGAAAATCGAGAAAAAATGGCAAATATTTTGGAAAGAGCATAATACGTATGAGCCGCAAGAGAGTTATACAAAGCCAAAAATGTATGTGCTCTCAATGTTTCCTTATCCTAGCGGAAGAATACATATGGGGCATGTGCGCAACTACACTATAGGTGATGCTCTTGCGCGCTACTATAGAAAAGTAGGACGCAATGTTTTGCATCCAATTGGGTGGGATGCTTTTGGAATGCCAGCAGAAAATGCAGCTATTAAGCATGGTGTACATCCTAAAAAGTGGACCTATGAAAATATCGATTATATGCGCAAAGAGCTCGATAACTTGGGGCTTAGTTTCTCACGAGATAGAGAATTTGCTACATGCGATCCGCTCTATACCAGGTGGGAGCAAGGCTTTATTATTGATATGTGGAATAAGGGGCTGCTCTATAGAAAAAAGGCAGCAGTAAACTGGTGTCCACACGATAAGACAGTTTTAGCTAATGAGCAGGTAATTGAAGGTAGATGCTGGCGGTGTGATACAGAAGTAGTACAAAAAGAGATTGAGCAGTACTTTTTAAAAATTACTGCCTATGCAGAGGAGTTGCTCCAAGATCTCGATAAACTTGAGGGTAATTGGCCTGCGCAAGTTATTGCGATGCAGCGCAACTGGATCGGAAAAAGCGAGGGGCTTAAATTTTTACTTCGTTTTGATGAATCAAGTGCCAAAAAGGCTGAGAGTGAAGGGTTTGAAGTCTTTACTACCCGTCCAGATACAATCTATGGTGTAACTTATGCTGCACTTGCTCCTGAACATCCTGTTGTAAAAAGACTTATCCAAAAAGGGTTATTAGATAGTAAGAGCGTAGCAAAAATCGAAGCGATGCAAAACCAGTCTGCAAGGATGCGCCAGCAAGCAGAAAAAGAGGGACTCTTTTTAGGGCTCTATGCTTTGCATCCATTAACAGGCCAAAAGATTCCTGTATGGGTTGCCAATTTTGTACTCACTGAATATGGAAGTGGTGCTGTGATGGCGGTACCTGCACATGATGAGAGAGATTTTGCATTTGCAAAAAAGTATAATCTTCCTATTAAATATGTTATCAAGCCAAAAGAGGGAGAGTTAGATACTTCCAAAGCGTATACTGAGCCAGGAATTCTCTTTGATAGTGGAGAGTTTAGTGGACTTCCGAGTGAAGAGGCAAAAGAGCGCATTATTGAGTATTTTGAGCAAAAGGGTCTTGGAGAAAAAACTATTAACTATCGTCTCAAAGATTGGCTTGTTTCACGTCAGCGCTACTGGGGAACGCCAATTCCTCTCATAAAATGTCCAAAGTGTGGGATTGTCCCTGAAAAGAAAGAGAATCTTCCAGTAACCTTGCCAGAGGATGTGGAAATTACTGGAGAGGGAAATCCGCTCGAGCTTCATCCTACATGGAAGAAAACAACTTGTCCACAGTGCGGCAGTGAAGCCGAGAGAGAGACCGATACGCTTGATACTTTTGTAGAGTCAAGCTGGTACTTTTTGCGCTATACCACACCGCGTAAATTTTGGGAAGAGGTTCCATTTCGCAAAGAAGATACAGATTACTGGATGCCAGTAGATCAATATATCGGCGGAATAGAGCATGCAATTCTTCATCTTTTGTATTCAAGGTTTTTTACAAAAGTTTTACGCGATTTAGGATATGTGGATATTGATGAGCCTTTTAAAAAGCTTTTAACACAAGGGATGGTGCTCAAAGATGGCGCTAAAATGAGTAAATCCAAAGGCAATACAGTCGATCCTGATGATATTATAGAGCGTTTTGGGGCCGATACCGCAAGGCTTTTTATCCTCTTTGCTGCACCTCCGGCAAAAGAGCTTGAGTGGAGTGATAGTGGTGTTGAGGGAGCATACCGCTTTATTAGGCGTTTTTATGAAAGAAGTGCTAATGCGCAGGCTGAATTGCAGCAGTTGCCCAAGATTGAGCATGAAAAACTTTCCAAAGAGGAAAAATATGCACGCAAAAAGGTGTATGAAGCGGTTGTGAAATCCAAAGAGGTGTATGAAAAGAGTTTTGCTTTCAATACACTCATAGCAGCGTGTATGGAGGCACTTAATGCTTTGAGTGAACAGGATAATCCTCTCATTTGGAGTGAGGGTTACTGGATACTTACCAATCTTTTAGAGCCAATAATTCCACATACAAGCTGGGAGATAGCTGAGAGGTTCTTTAAAAGGGCAAATTTTGCTCCATTGCAAGTAGATGAGAACGCACTTGAAGAGGGTAGTATTACACTTGCTGTTACAATTAACGGTAAAAGAAAAACAGAGATTGAAGTGGGTAAAGATGCTTCAAAAGAGGAGATTTTAGAAAAAGCAAAAGAGGCTGCTGCAAAATGGATAGAGGGTAAAGAGATTGTAAAAGAGATTGTTGTGCCAGGGCGCCTTGTGAATATCGTTGTCAAGGGCTAATATGCGTAGACTCGCCTTTCTTGTAATCATGCTTTTGATGGTGGGTTGTGGGTATAAACCCGCAAAGACCTATATCAAAAGTGTCATTGGAGAGCGAGTCTATGTACAGACTGCACTTTTCTTGCGCGATCCAGAAAATAGTGTTCTTATCAAAGATGCTATCAATAAAGCGATGCAAGAGCGCTTTGGGCGCAATCTTGTATCATATAAAGATGCAGATACGAAGATCTTTGCAAAAGTAAAGAGTCTGCATTTTACACCATTAGAGTATGATCGCTATGGATATGTAGTTTATTATCGCACAAAAGTTCTCATGGAGTTTGAAGTTTTGAAAAGTGGTAAAAAAGAGCACATTATTACACAAGGGCTGTATGATTTTCCTATAGAGCCAAATTCTGTTATTACAGATTCTTTGCGCTTTTTGGCAATTAAAGAGGCAGCCAATAAAGCGATAGATGCATTTATTGCTAAATTATCATTTTTAGGAGTAGATTGAACTTACAGCAGTTTTTATCCACGAAACCCCTCTATTACAAAAAATTCGATCCCACTCGCATGCAGCGAGCTTACAATGTAATAAAAGATAAACTCACATCTCCCCCCATTATCCATATAATTGGAACGAATGGGAAAGGAACTACGGGGAGATTTCTTGCTGGTATGCTCAAACTTGCTGGTAAACGTGTGGGGCACTATACTTCTCCTCATACTGTAGCTTTTAATGAACGTATCTGGATCAATGGAAAGTATATAACTGATCAAAAATTAGAGGAGATGCATCAGCGTTTACAACAGCTCCTGCCCCAAGAGATTGTGCAAGAGCTTAGCTACTTTGAGTATACAACATTTTTGGCAATGCTTGCTTTTGAAGGGCTCGATTTTGCAGTTGTAGAAGCGGGGCTTGGAGGAGAGTATGATGCGACTGCTGTATTTCCAAATAT
The Nitratiruptor tergarcus DSM 16512 genome window above contains:
- the secF gene encoding protein translocase subunit SecF, which translates into the protein MEFFKTDKIYDFMGKAKIFMVISAVLVVGSWALLFIKGLNFGIDFAGGTIVQVRYDKPVDIATIRQTLKKSDIFKDAAVTYFGSDNEIIIRIKSSTKNLKKDIGDEARNALKGTGNFEIRRVDMVGPKVGGELREKGLMATVIAILAILIYVSVRFEWRFALASVLALVHDVSIAMGAISLFNIPVNLDILAAILTLLGYSLNDTIIVFDRIREGIIENTKLNELNLVINDAITKTLSRTVLTSLTTFFVVLTLYLFGGEIIRGFSFTLLVGIIVGTYSSIFIASPLLSLLGFDLAGYRKRLAEKKKRQQEKERMRAMYEQGMV
- a CDS encoding aminotransferase class IV family protein; translation: MQFFETIKIINGQAQHLAFHNRRFWQTQKKIFGIEEKRDLANFIKPPQIGLYRCKIIYDTKIRGIAYYPYTPRIPHTFKLIHSPIDYSFKYLDRSEIERLFTLRQEADDVIIVKDGLLTDTSIANIAFFYKNEWLTPKTPLLPGTTRARLLEKKRLKAADIEVKDIKKFATMAIMNAMIDFTIIENFSIKE
- the leuS gene encoding leucine--tRNA ligase, whose translation is MQGYDPKKIEKKWQIFWKEHNTYEPQESYTKPKMYVLSMFPYPSGRIHMGHVRNYTIGDALARYYRKVGRNVLHPIGWDAFGMPAENAAIKHGVHPKKWTYENIDYMRKELDNLGLSFSRDREFATCDPLYTRWEQGFIIDMWNKGLLYRKKAAVNWCPHDKTVLANEQVIEGRCWRCDTEVVQKEIEQYFLKITAYAEELLQDLDKLEGNWPAQVIAMQRNWIGKSEGLKFLLRFDESSAKKAESEGFEVFTTRPDTIYGVTYAALAPEHPVVKRLIQKGLLDSKSVAKIEAMQNQSARMRQQAEKEGLFLGLYALHPLTGQKIPVWVANFVLTEYGSGAVMAVPAHDERDFAFAKKYNLPIKYVIKPKEGELDTSKAYTEPGILFDSGEFSGLPSEEAKERIIEYFEQKGLGEKTINYRLKDWLVSRQRYWGTPIPLIKCPKCGIVPEKKENLPVTLPEDVEITGEGNPLELHPTWKKTTCPQCGSEAERETDTLDTFVESSWYFLRYTTPRKFWEEVPFRKEDTDYWMPVDQYIGGIEHAILHLLYSRFFTKVLRDLGYVDIDEPFKKLLTQGMVLKDGAKMSKSKGNTVDPDDIIERFGADTARLFILFAAPPAKELEWSDSGVEGAYRFIRRFYERSANAQAELQQLPKIEHEKLSKEEKYARKKVYEAVVKSKEVYEKSFAFNTLIAACMEALNALSEQDNPLIWSEGYWILTNLLEPIIPHTSWEIAERFFKRANFAPLQVDENALEEGSITLAVTINGKRKTEIEVGKDASKEEILEKAKEAAAKWIEGKEIVKEIVVPGRLVNIVVKG
- a CDS encoding apolipoprotein N-acyltransferase; its protein translation is MLAPCPCINYPLFKKFGRYFSITLLIKSFFIALIASSFLLFEVLSWHNPYLQAVLALGGFYLIITSKRLFWIGFFIGVIWFWWIALSFRYYNLTWMIPLVIIAIGLVYGIIFKIAEAVGSLLQRAFSWQIHPLINALFLFLASFIHPFHFNWYIPELALLHTPFGVDKLSFGLILLALLLLLSLHSLASLIAAFLLIVALHHSTPQPLAPLKISLVTTHVPQDKKWKAAYRKKIIEDNLQAIRNAITKKYDIVVLPESAFPLFLDHNTPLLLKLLQLSHKIAIVTGALHAERQKIFNSTFVFHKGRFIILDKVVLVPFGEEIPLPKPLAKWMNNLFFDGANDYSAAKTPQTYSIKDVTFTNAICYEATHPLIYHTSTPYIIAISNNAWFVPSYEPLLQNLIIKYYATIYKKVVYHATNIAKTEIIR
- the cysK gene encoding cysteine synthase A, which codes for MIASNITQLIGKTPLLHIEKNIYAKCEFKNPGGSVKDRIALNMIQDALASGKIDKDTPIVEPTSGNTGIALAMMGAALGLQVFIVMPESMSIERRKLMEFLGAKLILTPAEKGMQGAIEKAKELVAQGAYMLNQFENPANPAMHEKTTAQEILEDLPDVAIFVAGVGTGGTITGVGKVLRKKGVQIVAVEPAKSPVLSGGAPGPHKIQGIGAGFIPKVVDVSLFTRIVTIEDDEAIATSKELAKTKGVMVGISSGANVAAARKLAREYPEKKIVTVLCDTAERYLSTDLFR
- the lptE gene encoding LPS assembly lipoprotein LptE, producing the protein MRRLAFLVIMLLMVGCGYKPAKTYIKSVIGERVYVQTALFLRDPENSVLIKDAINKAMQERFGRNLVSYKDADTKIFAKVKSLHFTPLEYDRYGYVVYYRTKVLMEFEVLKSGKKEHIITQGLYDFPIEPNSVITDSLRFLAIKEAANKAIDAFIAKLSFLGVD
- the secD gene encoding protein translocase subunit SecD: MKWMNYRFVLFLIAFIAGVALSLPSFLHLKEGPKITLGLDLQGGLHMLLGVDTKKAVESKIKSVASAIKYYAEDNDILIDELRVTPEGVTFKLLDNDDASKIEKFLQEQKGLEVKKEGLTYTVTFTPQEIESIKEYAIKQAVDTIRNRLDQFGLAEPTVAKQGKDKILVELPGIKTAEQEQRVRKLIAKAAHLQLMAVDEERQARVNQMTPEEAAEYGDVILKDRHGRKYLIKEIPILDGSMITDARVAFDQNNQPVINFTLNSQGAKIFGDFTAKNVGKRLAVVLDNVIYSAPVIRERIGGGNGQISGGFTVEEAHDVAIALRSGALLAPVYMEEKRSVGPSLGADSIKASMIALLSGFVLVVLFMIVYYGIAGIIADIALIANLFLIIGIMALFGATLTLPGMAGIVLTVGMAVDANVIINERIRELLRQGVSIRKAIEQGYKNAMSAILDANITTLIAAIVLYAYGTGPIKGFAITMSIGILASMLTAIVGTHGIYEALIEKIERSKNLNLWFGIKV
- the yajC gene encoding preprotein translocase subunit YajC — encoded protein: MQGQGASILGSLLPLIIIFAVFYFLIIRPQQQQAKKHKEMVNNLKKGDKIVTTGGIIAEVVKNDENFIKARISDNTEVKLDKNYIAKKLES